One Gemmatimonadota bacterium genomic window carries:
- a CDS encoding peptide ABC transporter substrate-binding protein — MNSKLRPAEGPGGGSVGGSTRGWAGRRYTAILAASLLACAGMLLAEAIPLAPQDTNPVFNAIGKRMPPDAAPLEFQTYRFMRDEPRSLDVSVNLYVGQWNEFLFETLVAKDENGDLIPAAADRWEVSADGKTWTFYLRKTGRWSDGRPVTAHDFVYTFRRSLSYETANPYAAFYSDIVGATTYSQTPNADPEMLGVRAVDDHTLTFETTHPAPYLGLILSVPTSMPVPRWQVEKHGPRWTEEGNCVTNSSYRLTEWKHGSHMNFELDPYYDGPIKGYVEKIHRVFRHPSTANLLPYENDEVGFAEVQANELIRVQRDPELSSELVSNPTDGTWYIFFNTRKPPFDDARVRRAIARAIDRETICRVVLHGAAVPAYSMLPVTFDAHDDYKAYQEFDPEQARKLLAEAGYPGGRGFPVMEMWLRQPRPDIRMVAEVIQGMLREHLGIGITFRSADYPVFTNYMFNWNIDLGMVPFFGDYRDPKNMLDMIWRPGTRGRSRHDFEHAEFEALLDAADQELDPGRRTEIIRRAERFLVGEAGAAFVFHPMANHLFKPWLRGLKTNRFGGKTVIFTDLYIGEDFPGAR; from the coding sequence ATGAATTCGAAACTGCGGCCGGCGGAAGGACCGGGCGGCGGTTCGGTTGGAGGATCGACCCGAGGATGGGCGGGCCGGCGTTACACGGCCATCCTGGCAGCCTCTCTGCTGGCATGCGCAGGCATGCTTCTGGCCGAAGCCATACCGCTTGCCCCTCAGGACACCAACCCCGTCTTCAACGCCATCGGCAAGCGGATGCCGCCGGACGCGGCACCACTGGAATTCCAGACGTACCGGTTCATGCGGGACGAGCCCCGCAGCCTGGACGTCAGCGTCAACCTCTACGTGGGACAGTGGAACGAGTTCCTCTTCGAGACCCTGGTCGCCAAGGACGAAAACGGCGACCTCATCCCGGCGGCGGCCGATCGATGGGAGGTCTCTGCCGACGGCAAGACCTGGACCTTCTATCTGCGGAAAACTGGGCGGTGGAGCGACGGCCGGCCCGTCACGGCCCACGACTTCGTCTATACGTTCCGCAGGTCTCTCTCCTACGAGACGGCCAATCCCTACGCCGCGTTCTACAGCGACATCGTGGGTGCGACGACCTACAGCCAGACCCCGAACGCTGATCCGGAAATGCTGGGCGTCAGGGCCGTCGACGACCATACGCTGACCTTCGAAACCACCCACCCGGCACCGTACCTGGGACTCATTCTCTCCGTCCCCACCTCCATGCCGGTGCCCCGGTGGCAGGTGGAGAAGCACGGACCCCGGTGGACCGAAGAAGGGAACTGCGTGACCAATTCGAGCTACAGGCTGACGGAATGGAAGCACGGCAGCCACATGAACTTCGAGCTCGATCCCTATTACGACGGCCCCATCAAGGGTTATGTGGAGAAGATCCACCGCGTCTTCCGCCATCCGTCCACGGCCAACCTGCTACCCTACGAAAATGACGAGGTGGGATTTGCCGAGGTACAGGCCAACGAGTTGATCCGCGTGCAGCGCGATCCCGAATTGAGCTCGGAACTCGTCTCCAACCCGACCGACGGCACATGGTACATCTTCTTCAATACACGGAAACCGCCCTTTGACGATGCCCGGGTCCGGCGTGCCATCGCCCGGGCCATCGACCGGGAAACGATCTGCCGCGTAGTCCTGCATGGCGCCGCCGTTCCCGCCTATTCCATGCTGCCGGTCACCTTCGACGCCCACGACGACTACAAAGCCTACCAGGAATTCGATCCGGAACAGGCGCGGAAGTTGCTGGCAGAGGCCGGTTATCCCGGTGGCCGCGGGTTCCCGGTGATGGAAATGTGGCTGAGGCAGCCGAGACCCGATATCCGGATGGTCGCCGAGGTGATCCAGGGCATGCTGCGGGAACACCTGGGCATCGGCATCACGTTCCGCAGCGCCGATTACCCCGTATTTACCAACTACATGTTCAACTGGAACATCGATCTGGGAATGGTACCCTTCTTCGGGGACTACCGGGATCCCAAGAACATGCTGGACATGATCTGGCGCCCCGGAACGCGTGGGCGCAGCCGCCACGATTTCGAACACGCGGAATTCGAGGCGTTGCTGGACGCGGCGGACCAGGAACTGGATCCCGGAAGACGGACGGAAATCATCCGCCGGGCCGAGCGCTTCCTGGTCGGGGAGGCGGGGGCCGCCTTCGTCTTCCATCCCATGGCGAACCACCTCTTCAAGCCGTGGCTCAGGGGACTCAAGACCAACCGATTCGGCGGAAAGACCGTGATCTTCACGGATCTCTATATCGGCGAGGATTTTCCCGGTGCGAGGTAG